TCCATCAAATGTAAGTAGCATAGTTGTAATTCATAACGATGGTGTTGCAAACATTGAAGGTGCGGCAACAACATTTAGCTATGGTATTATTGATGTAAACAAAGATTATACATTTACCGTAAAAACAAAAGATGCTGATGGTAATCTTTCTTTAGGTGAAACTGTTAGTTTACGCAGGGTAGGTCCAGAAGCTGTTCGCAACTTTAAGGTTGAACAAGATGGTAGGAACCTTATTCTTACATGGGATCTCATAGAAACCGGTTTGCAAAGTATAAAGCTCCAAATTAATGATGAAGTAGTAAATTTATCTGGAAATGTCACATCTTATACTGTAAGTGATGTAGCTGCTGGAAATTATACTTTTAAGATTAACACTTTTAATACTGCTAATGTCATTTCACCTTCTAGAATTATTGAAAAAATTGTGAATTATAATATTAGAAGAATTGCATTTTTAGGTGCTGCTGCAGAAAATACACCTGCCGCATGGAATGCTTGTAATGGAGGAGATTTTACAGTAGATGACGATGAAACGGCTGCGGCATGGTTTCCAAATATAGCAGGACCATTAACAGAAGTTAGTTATCATTCGTTTACTGATGTAGCAAATGGTGAAGTAGATTTAAGTGTTTATGATGCCATTTGGATTCAGTTCGATGGAGGCTGGTGGGGAGACAGAGTAGCCCAATTCCCTAAAAATGGCGCTAACTGTATAATTGGTGAGGGACCTGCAGATGGACCTGCGTGTTCAGATTTAGCCGATAATTTAATTAATAAAGTTAAAACCTATTATCAAGCAGGTGGAAATATACTTGTAAGTAATTTCGCTGTATTCATTTTAGATGATATTGGTGTAGTGGATGGCAATGGTGTTCCTAATCAAGCGTGGGGAGGTATAGGATATGAGGATTGGGCAACAGGTGGTGCTTGGGGTGGTAGTTGGACAGCAGATACTTCTAGTCCATACTTTGCTGGTGTATCTTCAAGTACAGGTGGTTGTATTGGTGCAAATTTTGAGACTTTAGCCGCTGGTACTCTAAAAAAGAATAGAGTTGCTCAATATAATATGGATTTTGGTCCATGGAAAGCCGCAACATTGAATGAAACCAGGTCAAATTTTGAAGCTACTGTAGGTGGTAATATTCTTTGGGGTAACTGTGATGGTAACGAAGTTTGGGGTGTAGAATGGCCTTCAAAAGGAACAACTGGTACTGTAGTTTGTGCTATAGGCGGTACTTGGGACTGGGAAGTTGGAGGTGCGTCTAATGGTAATAACATGAAGATAATTACTAAAAATATTTTAACCCATTTAGCAGATTTAGGTCTTTCAAACTAATAACATATTTAATGGCAGTGTATTAGAATACACTGCCATTGTTAAAATTATTTAGTAGTGATATTTTTAATAAAAAGAAAAAATCACTCATGAAATAAAGTTATAAAAGATAAGTTACTAATGACGTCGTCATAATTAGTGCTATTGGTGAAGGTGAACTTAAGTGAAACCTTAACAGCTAATGATAAATAGATTTGTTTATCACGATAAAAAAATTATTATAAAACTAAGATAATAGTATTTCTAATAACACGATTGCGTGTTTTAATAATGTGTTTAATAAATTTGTTTAAGTAGTGTTTTTAAATTAAATTGAGGATAGACTTTTGTTTGTCCTCAATTTTTAAATTTTTGGTGTAATGGAAAAAAAATATAGTTTAAGTGCAGTTTGTTTTGGAGAAGTCTTATGGGATATTTTCCCAACGCATAAAAAAATTGGTGGAGCGCCATTGAATGTGTCTTTGCGTATGAATTCTATAGGGGTAAATACGACTATGATAAGCCGCATTGGCGACGATGATAATGGGAAAGATATTTTGTCATTTTTAAACGATCAAGCGGTAGCTACTGATTTGATTCAAATTACTGGTGAATATAAAACAGGTGCTGTTCAAGTAATGATTAATGAAAAAGGGAATGCTTCTTATGATATTTTATATCCATCTGCTTGGGATAAGATTATAGAAACTGAAATGATGGATAAAGCAGTTGCTGAAGCGGATGCTTTTGTTTTTGGAAGTTTAGCTTGTAGAGATGAGGTTACTAGAGCCACTTTGAACAAACTTTTAGAAAAAGCAAATTATAAAATTTTCGATGTAAATTTAAGAGCTCCGTATTATACGATTGATGTATTAAATGAACTTATGTTGAAGGCTGATTTTATTAAATTAAATGATGAAGAATTACGTGAAATAAGCAGAGAATTAGGTTCTACCTATAATTCTTTTGAGCAAAATATCAAATTCTTAGCAGAAAAGACAAATACTAAGCAAGTTTGTGTTACTAAGGGTGAATTTGGAGCTGTTCTGTATAGTAACGATAAGTTTTATTATAATAGTGGTTATTTTATAAAAGTAGTTGATACAGTTGGTGCAGGGGATTCTTTTTTAGCTTCATTAATAGTAAAATTACTAAGAGGGAAATCACCTCAAAAAGCATTAAATTATGCCTGTGCAATAGGAGCTTTAGTAGCTGGGCACGAAGGAGCTAATCCACAGATTTCTGAAAAGGTAATTAGGGATTATATGAAAATTGAAAAAAAATATAATAATATATAGTTTGATTTTTGTGTTTGGCATCTCCCCTTTTTTATTTACCACAAACGCTTTCAAACAAAAAATCCCATTTAGTCTTTACCAAATGGGATTTTTTTATGTTTAAAAAAGAAGTATTAAACGTTCTTTAAATTGATAATTTCTTGTTCCGTTAAAAAACGCCAGTTTCCTCTAGGAAGATTCTTTTTAGTCAATCCTGCAAAAGATACGCGGTCAATTCTCAAAACATTATAATCAAAATGCTCAAAAATAGAACGAACCACTTTTACATTAGCTGATCTTAATTTAAGACCAATCTCGCTCTTCGCTTCATTCTCAATGTAACTCACATCTTCAACAAAAACACGGTGGCCATCAAGAACCAAGCCTTTATTTATTTTTTCTAAATCTTCAAATTTCAGATTTTTGTCTAATGAAACCTGGTAAATTTTAGAAGATTTTTGGCTTGGTAAAGTAAATTTACGAAGCATATCAGTATCATTCGTAAACAACAATAAACCAGTAGTATTCTTGTCCATTCTTCCTACAGGAGCAATTTTTGCATTAGTAGAACCACGAACTAATTCCAGAACATTACGAAATTCTTGACCTTCATCAAGAGCCGTTGTAAAGTTTTTAGGTTTATTAAGTAAGATGTATTCTTTTTTCTCAGGAGTTAAAACAGCACCGTCAAAATTCACGATATCGCCTGGTTTTACCATATATCCCATTTCAGTAACAGGAACATTATTCACCTTTACATTACCAGATTGGATATAAATATCTGCATCACGACGGGAACATACACCTGAATTAGAAATGTATTTATTCAAACGAATTTCGTCCGCTACCTTTGGTCTTTTTGGAGCTTGATTCGGTTTTTTCTCTACTTTATTAGCAGCCGCTTCAGCAACTTTTGGATTTATTTTTACTTTTTTTGGCCCTTGTGCCCTTTTTTGCATCGCAGGTTTTGGCTTGTTAGAACTTGGTCTAGAACTTGTTGGTCTAGCGCCACTTCTCTTATTATTGCCTTCCTTATTATTCATAATATTCTATAATTTGTGCAAAGATAGTATTTATATCATTGAGAAACGATTTTCGACAATCAGAAAAAGCTAAAGAGTTAATTAATAGCAATTAAGGAGCTGTTTCCTGCTATCCGCTATATCTTTACAGCCGAACCCCGGCTATAAAGGATGCCGCTACTATCAGGGCTAGTGGTAGTAATAGGAAATTAGTAAATCAGCATCAACAATCTTTTACCATGCCACAGCACTGCTGGATTGATAAGCACAATGCAAAACACACCAGAAACAATCAAAAATTTCAACACATTGTGAAGCAATACGTATTGTTCCTTGCTGTTGGATTTCCATAAATAGCTTAAAAAGAAAATCAAAATAATAAAGCAACAATAAAAATAAA
Above is a window of Flavobacterium sp. 123 DNA encoding:
- a CDS encoding DUF4960 domain-containing protein, whose product is MIKIIKRISMFLVFGCLLALTSSCEDIEWGGITPTIAQKVSGLSVALNGDDAVLTWTNPSNVSSIVVIHNDGVANIEGAATTFSYGIIDVNKDYTFTVKTKDADGNLSLGETVSLRRVGPEAVRNFKVEQDGRNLILTWDLIETGLQSIKLQINDEVVNLSGNVTSYTVSDVAAGNYTFKINTFNTANVISPSRIIEKIVNYNIRRIAFLGAAAENTPAAWNACNGGDFTVDDDETAAAWFPNIAGPLTEVSYHSFTDVANGEVDLSVYDAIWIQFDGGWWGDRVAQFPKNGANCIIGEGPADGPACSDLADNLINKVKTYYQAGGNILVSNFAVFILDDIGVVDGNGVPNQAWGGIGYEDWATGGAWGGSWTADTSSPYFAGVSSSTGGCIGANFETLAAGTLKKNRVAQYNMDFGPWKAATLNETRSNFEATVGGNILWGNCDGNEVWGVEWPSKGTTGTVVCAIGGTWDWEVGGASNGNNMKIITKNILTHLADLGLSN
- a CDS encoding carbohydrate kinase family protein, giving the protein MEKKYSLSAVCFGEVLWDIFPTHKKIGGAPLNVSLRMNSIGVNTTMISRIGDDDNGKDILSFLNDQAVATDLIQITGEYKTGAVQVMINEKGNASYDILYPSAWDKIIETEMMDKAVAEADAFVFGSLACRDEVTRATLNKLLEKANYKIFDVNLRAPYYTIDVLNELMLKADFIKLNDEELREISRELGSTYNSFEQNIKFLAEKTNTKQVCVTKGEFGAVLYSNDKFYYNSGYFIKVVDTVGAGDSFLASLIVKLLRGKSPQKALNYACAIGALVAGHEGANPQISEKVIRDYMKIEKKYNNI
- a CDS encoding pseudouridine synthase, producing MNNKEGNNKRSGARPTSSRPSSNKPKPAMQKRAQGPKKVKINPKVAEAAANKVEKKPNQAPKRPKVADEIRLNKYISNSGVCSRRDADIYIQSGNVKVNNVPVTEMGYMVKPGDIVNFDGAVLTPEKKEYILLNKPKNFTTALDEGQEFRNVLELVRGSTNAKIAPVGRMDKNTTGLLLFTNDTDMLRKFTLPSQKSSKIYQVSLDKNLKFEDLEKINKGLVLDGHRVFVEDVSYIENEAKSEIGLKLRSANVKVVRSIFEHFDYNVLRIDRVSFAGLTKKNLPRGNWRFLTEQEIINLKNV